A single region of the Rhizophagus irregularis chromosome 27, complete sequence genome encodes:
- a CDS encoding 60S ribosomal protein eL24, which yields MKIETDSFSSNKIYPGKGKLYVRTDNRVFRFVGSKSESLFLQRKNPRKISWTQVYRRMHKKGITEEVAKKRTRRTVKHQRAIVGTTWEAIRAKRNQKPEVREAARQTALREAKEKKKADQAKRKADKAKTAQATSRGQSKISKQQARGAPQKVAAKSR from the exons ATGAA AATTGAGACCGATTCCTTCAGTAGCAACAAGATCTACCCGGGCAAAGGCAAACTTTATGTCCGGACAGATAATAGG gTCTTTCGATTTGTTGGATCAAAATCCGAATCTTTGTTCCTACAACGAAAGAATCCACGTAAAATAAGTTGGACACAGGTTTACCGTCGTATGCATAAGAAAGGTATTACTGAGGAAGTTGCAAAAAAACGTACACGCCGTACGGTCAAACATCAAAGAGCTATTGTCGGTACAACTTGGGAAGCTATACGTGCTAAACGAAACCAAAAACCTGAAGTAAGAGAAGCTGCTAGACAAACCGCTCTACGTGAAGctaaagagaaaaagaaagccGATCAAGCAAAAAGAAAAGCCGACAAAGCTAag aCTGCTCAAGCTACTTCTCGTGGGCAATCTAAAATTTCTAAGCAACAAGCTCGTGGAGCTCCTCAAAAAGTTGCCGCAAAGAgccgttaa